A single window of Coffea eugenioides isolate CCC68of chromosome 7, Ceug_1.0, whole genome shotgun sequence DNA harbors:
- the LOC113777257 gene encoding vesicle-associated protein 4-2-like produces the protein MQAHFVYSNNNSHSSCFGMSNGLFYLRSNSIISSNYNNSNVYYSGSTSSHCSKCLSNAERCEAAGLRPAVAWLRALPVRSKRSLGTEPLSARNIFKFLEPPESNDKLDGLKSRVKFKIMSLNIKGDMDYVPELFDEHRDQVAVEQILRVIFLEPDHLTPALEKLNRQLAEAEAKLEVRKRPPPEDKGLRVLGEGLVFDEWKEMRERYLARQLVKGVDSI, from the exons ATGCAAGCGCACTTTGTTTATAGCAATAACAATTCGCATTCCAGCTGCTTTGGCATGAGCAATGGCCTCTTCTATTTGAGGTCGAATTCCATCATCAGTAGCAACTACAATAACAGCAATGTCTATTACTCTGGCTCCACGAGCTCTCATTGCTCGAAATGCCTATCCAATGCAGAGCGATGTGAAGCCGCAGGCCTCAGACCAGCTGTAGCATGGCTGAGAGCCTTGCCTGTGAGAAGTAAAAGGTCCCTAGGAACAGAGCCACTATCAGCCAG aaatattttcaagtttttggaGCCTCCAGAGTCCAATGACAAGCTGGATGGTCTAAAGAGCAGGGTCAAGTTCAAGATCATGAGCTTGAACATAAAAGGTGACATGGATTATGTACCAGAGCTGTTTGATGAGCATAGGGATCAAGTTGCAGTTGAACAGATTCTGcgggttatttt CCTGGAGCCTGATCATCTTACCCCTGCACTCGAAAAACTGAATCGTCAACTAGCTGAGGCTGAGGCTAAGCTTGAGGTACGCAAAAGGCCTCCTCCAGAGGACAAAGGTCTAAGAGTTCTTGGGGAAGGTCTTGTCTTTGATGAATGGAAGGAAATGAGGGAAAGATATCTTGCAAGACAACTGGTCAAAGGAGTTGATTCAATATAA